A window from Gasterosteus aculeatus chromosome 14, fGasAcu3.hap1.1, whole genome shotgun sequence encodes these proteins:
- the brap gene encoding BRCA1-associated protein isoform X1, whose protein sequence is MSVSMVVIRLELADQSPSPRGFQYSAVEGMSQEDLREKALCVAKHTLSGKTDLERSAVLHQHIGSRSMGDMVIETFEPGPDKGGGSSEQDGEPPAVVQEGAEASQEGAEATSAAPDSPSKQLPDQISFFSGNPSVEIVHGIMHLYKTNKMTSLTEDVRRSAMVCILTVPATMTSHDLMKLLAPFNDVMEHMKIIRDSTPNQYMVLLKFCTQADADSFYTACNGRQFNSIEDAVCQMVYVERAEVIKSEEGASLPVMELTELPKCTVCLERMDESVNGILTTLCNHSFHSQCLQRWDDATCPVCRYCQTPEPVEENKCFECGVQENLWICLICGHIGCGRYVSRHAYKHFEETQHTYAMQLTNHRVWDYAGDNYVHRLVASKTDGKMVQYECEGDTCHAEKIDALQLEYSYLLTSQLESQRIYWENKIVHLEKETTEEINNMKVKFKETLERCDNLERRFGEISKEKQGIEKKCTQLHTRVVKLSQELKEEQEMNRCLRANQTQLQSQLVEEERKVKETGEHKDGAIAELQEQLRDVMFYLEAQQQIEHLPPEARSEIQEGQINIGAGPSDAAGGGSASTSGRGRRGRGRKRK, encoded by the exons ATGAGTGTGTCTATGGTTGTTATCCGTCTGGAGCTAGCCGACCAGTCTCCTTCTCCACGAGGTTTCCAGTACTCAGCTG TTGAAGGCATGTCGCAGGAGGACCTGCGGGAGAAGGCTCTGTGTGTAGCCAAACACACTCTGAGTGGGAAGACGGATCTGGAGCGATCAGCTGTGCTGCACCAGCACATCGGCAGCCGGTCGATGGGGGACATGGTGATCGAAACCTTTGAGCCCGGCCCAG ATAAAGGAGGCGGTTCCTCAGAGCAGGACGGAGAACCTCCGGCTGTAGTTCAGGAAGGAGCCGAGGCCTCGCAGGAAGGAGCCGAGGCGACCAGCGCGGCGCCCGACTCGCCCTCCAAGCAGCTGCCCGACCAGATCTCCTTCTTCAGCGGGAACCCGTCTGTGGAGATCGTCCACGGCATCATGCACCTCTACAAGACCAA CAAAATGACGTCGCTGACGGAGGACGTGAGGCGCAGCGCGATGGTTTGCATCCTGACCGTCCCCGCCACCATGACCAGCCACGACCTCATGAAGCTCCTGGCGCCCTTTAATGATGTCATGGAGCACATGAAGATCATACGGGACTCCACCCCCAACCAGTACATGGTTCTGCTTAAATTCTGCACGCAG gCAGACGCAGACAGTTTCTACACGGCGTGTAACGGCCGCCAGTTCAACTCCATCGAGGACGCGGTGTGTCAGATGGTTTACGTGGAGCGCGCCGAGGTCATAAAGTCTGAGGAG ggAGCCAGTCTGCCGGTGATGGAGCTCACCGAGCTGCCGAAGTGCACCGTGTGTCTGGAGAGGATGGACGAGTCGGTCAACGGCATCCTGACCACCCTCTGCAACCACAGCTTCCACAGCCAGTGCCTCCAGCGGTGGGACGACGCCAC gtgtcCTGTGTGTCGATACTGTCAAACTCCAGAACCAGTGGAGGAGAACAAGTGCTTTGAGTGCGGCGTGCAGGAG AACCTGTGGATCTGTCTCATCTGCGGACACATCGGCTGCGGCCGCTACGTCAGCCGTCACGCCTACAAGCACTTTGAGGAGACGCAGCACACGTACGCCATGCAGCTCACCAACCACCGGGTGTGGGACTACGCCGGAG ATAACTACGTCCATCGGCTGGTGGCCAGCAAGACGGACGGGAAGATGGTGCAGTACGAGTGTGAAGGAGACACCTGCCACGCCGAGAAGATCGACGCGCTGCAGCTGGAG tactcGTACCTGCTGACCAGTCAACTGGAGTCTCAGAGGATCTACTGGGAGAACAAGATCGTTCACCTGGAGAAGGAAACGACTGAGGAG ATCAACAACATGAAGGTTAAATTCAAGGAGACGTTGGAGCGCTGCGACAACCTGGAGCGACGCTTTGGAGAAATCAGCAAAGAGAAGCAGGGCATCGAGAAGAA GTGCACTCAGCTACACACTCGCGTGGTGAAGCTGAgccaggagctgaaggaggagcaggagatgaACCGATGCCTGAGGGCCAATCAGACGCAGCTGCAGtcccagctggtggaggaggaacgcAAAGTGAAGGAGAccg GGGAGCACAAGGACGGGGCCATCGCggagctgcaggagcagctgagggacGTCATGTTCTACCTGGAGGCGCAGCAGCAGATCGAGCACCTTCCCCCGGAGGCCCGCAGCGAGATCCAGGAGGGACAGATCAACATCGGGGCCGGCCCGTCGGACGCCGCCGGCggaggctccgcctccacctccggcaggggaaggagaggccgcggaaggaagaggaagtaa
- the naa25 gene encoding N-alpha-acetyltransferase 25, NatB auxiliary subunit, whose protein sequence is MAARGHVQDPNDRRLRPIYDYLDNGNNKMAIQQADKLLKKHKDLHCAKVLKAIGLQRTGKQDEAFTLAQEVATLEPTDDNSLQALTILYREMHRPELVTKLYEAAVKKVPLSEEYHSHLFMAYARVGEYKKMQQAGMALYKIVPKNPYYFWSVMSLVMQAISAQDEKLSQTMFLPLAERMVEKMVKEEKIEAEAEVQLYFMILERLGKCVEALDVIRGPLGEKLTSELQSRESKCMMLYRRLQRWPECNSLAHKLLLKNPDDWQFYPSYFDSLFHLMDQSWSPPEDGEHCPEGSVHHTVAEVMRFVEERITGEDGKDSRSLRGPYLARLELMHRLRERGRPEERLLGDPLELMVQFFGKFGDKPCCITDLKIYLHLLCPDQHVQFINRLGEAVPLGQQGDEGLCFPEDTKAMQRHLCVSQLGRALGLHHALDPDGKLRLIAQLKAHYRHGLKFGTNALKTELQFSDMYCLMAAHVYVDLWKETGDDNMVWRCLGVLQEGLTLSPSNAQFKLLLLLVYCHLGAFEPVVDLYSSLDAKHVQHDTIGFLLTRYAESLGQFAAASQSCNFSLRFFHSNQKDTSEYIIQAYKYGAFEKIPEFIALRNRLNQSLHFAQVRTERMLLDLFLEADIVLSLEESVRAMSLSPEEDDIPWDTMRDNRDLTVFTSWDPKDRELTEEHRRRSLEEETVWLRLRSLTLRLLASLASSGRAPSPQNSDTTNENGVGGGSSVLGGLLGQLQLALQTAAQIAERRTQYPFLGPPSTRLASALSSGSCQCQAAALQLSVNVQELEDVGLDESSELQTQICNGFKSLVAQLQEILNRCKGDFLEMKEGKLKTRPSLLENLVFFVETVCVVLWTASHCAKVLRPLKTSLQKKKKKKKDANTALPAVVCGFQELTGGLQDLLTQALEFIKGQETGITALKLAGLSLEGHTQDEEAFTKAATDKVQSSYLRSLQEAGDLLRKRAETIKSLKI, encoded by the exons ATGGCGGCGCGAGGCCATGTGCAGGATCCGAACGACAGGAGACTCAGGCCCATTTACG ATTACCTCGATAATGGCAACAATAAAATGGCAATACAGCAGGCCGATAAACTGCTGAAGAAACACAAGGACCTGCACTGTGCCAAG GTCCTAAAGGCCATCGGCCTTCAGAGGACCGGAAAGCAGGACGAAGCTTTCACGTTGGCCCAGGAGGTGGCCACCCTCGAGCCCACGGACGACAACTCGCTACAGGCTCTGACTATTCTGTACCGGGAGATGCATCGCC CGGAGTTGGTCACCAAGCTGTACGAGGCTGCGGTGAAGAAGGTTCCTCTCAGCGAGGAGTACCACTCCCACCTCTTCATGGCGTACGCCCGCGTCGGCGAGTACAAGAAGATGCAGCAG GCAGGAATGGCCTTGTATAAAATCGTCCCCAAGAATCCGTATTACTTCTGGTCCGTCATGAGTCTGGTGATGCAG gcCATCTCAGCACAAGATGAGAAACTGTCCCAGACCATGTTCCTGCCCCTGGCTGAGCGCATGGTGGAGAAAATGGTCAAGGAGGAGAAGATCGAAGCAGAGGCAGAG GTGCAGCTGTACTTCATGATCCTGGAGCGCTTAGGAAAGTGTGTGGAGGCTCTGGATGTGATCAGGGGCCCTCTCGGTG AGAAGCTGACCAGCGagctgcagagcagagagtcCAAGTGCATGATGCTCTACCGGAGGCTGCAGCGCTGGCCGGAGTGCAACTCGCTGGCTCACAAGCTGCTGCTCAAAAA CCCTGACGACTGGCAGTTCTACCCCTCCTACTTTGACTCCCTCTTCCACCTGATGGACCAGTCGTGGAGTCCTCCTGAGGACGGAGAACA ctgTCCGGAGGGTTCGGTCCACCACACGGTTGCCGAGGTGATGAGGTTCGTGGAGGAGAGGATCACCGGGGAGGACGGCAAAGACTCGCGCTCGCTCCGAGGACCCTACTTAGCTCGGCTGGAGCTCATGCACCGACTGAGGGAGAGGGGCCGTCCTGAAGAAAGGCTCCTAG GTGACCCTCTCGAGCTCATGGTGCAGTTCTTTGGGAAGTTCGGAGACAAACCCTGCTGCATCACCGACCTAAAAATatacctccacctgctctgccCCGACCAGCACGTGCAG TTCATCAACCGTCTGGGCGAGGCGGTGCCCCTGGGCCAGCAGGGGGACGAAGGACTCTGCTTCCCGGAGGACACCAAAGCGATGCAGAGGCACCTGTGCGTGAGCCAGCTGGGCCGCGCCCTCGGGCTGCACCACGCCCTCGACCCCGACGGGAAGCTGCGCCTCATCGCCCAGCTCAAGGCTCACTATCGTCACGGGCTCAAGTTTG GGACAAACGCGCTGAAGACGGAGCTGCAGTTCTCCGACATGTACTGCCTCATGGCGGCTCACGTCTACGTGGACCTGTGGAAGGAGACGG GCGATGACAACATGGTGTGGCGGTGTCTGGGCGTCCTCCAGGAGGGTTTGACCCTCAGCCCCTCCAACGCCCAgttcaagctgctgctgctgctggtctaCTGTCACCTGGGGGCCTTTGAGCCCGTGGTGGACCTGTACTCGAGCCTGGATGCCAAGCACGTGCAGCACGACACCATCGG GTTCCTGCTGACGCGTTACGCTGAGTCGTTGGGTCAGTTCGCTGCAGCCTCCCAGTCCTGTAACTTCTCCCTCAGGTTTTTCCACTCCAACCAGAAAGAT aCCTCAGAGTACATCATCCAGGCGTACAAGTACGGAGCGTTCGAGAAGATCCCAGAGTTCATAGCTCTCAGGAACCGGTTGAACCAATCGCTGCACTTCGCCCAGGTGCGCACGGAGCGGATGCTGCTGGACCTGTTCCTAGAGGCCGACAT CGTGTTGAGtctggaggagagtgtgagggccatgtctctgtctccaGAGGAGGACGACATCCCCTGGGACACCATGAGGGACAACAGGGACCTCACCGTCTTCACCAGCTGGGACCCCAAAGACAG GGAGCTGACCGAGGAGCACCGGCGGCgctccctggaggaggagaccgtGTGGCTGCGGCTGCGCTCGCTCACGCTGCGCCTCCTGGCCTCTCTGGCCTCGTCGGGGCGCGCGCCCTCGCCGCAGAACTCCGACACCACCAACGAGAACGGAGTGGGAGGCGGGAGCTCCGTCCTCGGCGGGCTGCTCGGCCAGCTGCAGCTCGCCCTGCAGACGGCGGCGCAGATAGCAGAGAGACGCACgcag TATCCATTCCTgggccccccctccacccgcctgGCCTCGGCCCTGTCCAGCGGGAGCTGTCAGTGCCAGGCGGCGGCCCTGCAGCTGTCGGTCAACgtccaggagctggaggacgtcGGCCTCG ACGAGTCGTCGGAGCTTCAGACCCAGATCTGTAACGGTTTCAAATCATTAGTAGCTCAGCTTCAAG AAATACTGAATAGATGCAAAGGGGATTTCTTGGAAATGAAAGAGGGCAAGTTAAAAACCCGGCCCTCCTTACTAGAAAACCTAGTCTTCTTCGTTGAG ACGGTGTGCGTCGTCCTGTGGACGGCCAGCCACTGCGCCAAGGTCCTCCGGCCGCTCAAGACCAGtctacagaagaagaagaagaagaaaaaggacgCAAACACGGCTCTG CCGGCGGTGGTGTGTGGCTTCCAGGAGCTGACGGGGGGCTTGCAGGACCTGCTCACCCAGGCGTTGGAGTTTATAAAGGGGCAGGAGACGGGCATCACCGCCCTTAAGCTGGCCGGGTTGAGCTtggaaggacacacacag GACGAGGAGGCGTTTACCAAGGCAGCTACGGACAAAGTGCAGAGCAGTTACCTGCGCTCGCTACAGGAGGCAGGAGATCTGCTCAGGAAGAGAGCCGAAACTATAAAGAGCCTCAAGATctga
- the brap gene encoding BRCA1-associated protein isoform X2, giving the protein MSQEDLREKALCVAKHTLSGKTDLERSAVLHQHIGSRSMGDMVIETFEPGPDKGGGSSEQDGEPPAVVQEGAEASQEGAEATSAAPDSPSKQLPDQISFFSGNPSVEIVHGIMHLYKTNKMTSLTEDVRRSAMVCILTVPATMTSHDLMKLLAPFNDVMEHMKIIRDSTPNQYMVLLKFCTQADADSFYTACNGRQFNSIEDAVCQMVYVERAEVIKSEEGASLPVMELTELPKCTVCLERMDESVNGILTTLCNHSFHSQCLQRWDDATCPVCRYCQTPEPVEENKCFECGVQENLWICLICGHIGCGRYVSRHAYKHFEETQHTYAMQLTNHRVWDYAGDNYVHRLVASKTDGKMVQYECEGDTCHAEKIDALQLEYSYLLTSQLESQRIYWENKIVHLEKETTEEINNMKVKFKETLERCDNLERRFGEISKEKQGIEKKCTQLHTRVVKLSQELKEEQEMNRCLRANQTQLQSQLVEEERKVKETGEHKDGAIAELQEQLRDVMFYLEAQQQIEHLPPEARSEIQEGQINIGAGPSDAAGGGSASTSGRGRRGRGRKRK; this is encoded by the exons ATGTCGCAGGAGGACCTGCGGGAGAAGGCTCTGTGTGTAGCCAAACACACTCTGAGTGGGAAGACGGATCTGGAGCGATCAGCTGTGCTGCACCAGCACATCGGCAGCCGGTCGATGGGGGACATGGTGATCGAAACCTTTGAGCCCGGCCCAG ATAAAGGAGGCGGTTCCTCAGAGCAGGACGGAGAACCTCCGGCTGTAGTTCAGGAAGGAGCCGAGGCCTCGCAGGAAGGAGCCGAGGCGACCAGCGCGGCGCCCGACTCGCCCTCCAAGCAGCTGCCCGACCAGATCTCCTTCTTCAGCGGGAACCCGTCTGTGGAGATCGTCCACGGCATCATGCACCTCTACAAGACCAA CAAAATGACGTCGCTGACGGAGGACGTGAGGCGCAGCGCGATGGTTTGCATCCTGACCGTCCCCGCCACCATGACCAGCCACGACCTCATGAAGCTCCTGGCGCCCTTTAATGATGTCATGGAGCACATGAAGATCATACGGGACTCCACCCCCAACCAGTACATGGTTCTGCTTAAATTCTGCACGCAG gCAGACGCAGACAGTTTCTACACGGCGTGTAACGGCCGCCAGTTCAACTCCATCGAGGACGCGGTGTGTCAGATGGTTTACGTGGAGCGCGCCGAGGTCATAAAGTCTGAGGAG ggAGCCAGTCTGCCGGTGATGGAGCTCACCGAGCTGCCGAAGTGCACCGTGTGTCTGGAGAGGATGGACGAGTCGGTCAACGGCATCCTGACCACCCTCTGCAACCACAGCTTCCACAGCCAGTGCCTCCAGCGGTGGGACGACGCCAC gtgtcCTGTGTGTCGATACTGTCAAACTCCAGAACCAGTGGAGGAGAACAAGTGCTTTGAGTGCGGCGTGCAGGAG AACCTGTGGATCTGTCTCATCTGCGGACACATCGGCTGCGGCCGCTACGTCAGCCGTCACGCCTACAAGCACTTTGAGGAGACGCAGCACACGTACGCCATGCAGCTCACCAACCACCGGGTGTGGGACTACGCCGGAG ATAACTACGTCCATCGGCTGGTGGCCAGCAAGACGGACGGGAAGATGGTGCAGTACGAGTGTGAAGGAGACACCTGCCACGCCGAGAAGATCGACGCGCTGCAGCTGGAG tactcGTACCTGCTGACCAGTCAACTGGAGTCTCAGAGGATCTACTGGGAGAACAAGATCGTTCACCTGGAGAAGGAAACGACTGAGGAG ATCAACAACATGAAGGTTAAATTCAAGGAGACGTTGGAGCGCTGCGACAACCTGGAGCGACGCTTTGGAGAAATCAGCAAAGAGAAGCAGGGCATCGAGAAGAA GTGCACTCAGCTACACACTCGCGTGGTGAAGCTGAgccaggagctgaaggaggagcaggagatgaACCGATGCCTGAGGGCCAATCAGACGCAGCTGCAGtcccagctggtggaggaggaacgcAAAGTGAAGGAGAccg GGGAGCACAAGGACGGGGCCATCGCggagctgcaggagcagctgagggacGTCATGTTCTACCTGGAGGCGCAGCAGCAGATCGAGCACCTTCCCCCGGAGGCCCGCAGCGAGATCCAGGAGGGACAGATCAACATCGGGGCCGGCCCGTCGGACGCCGCCGGCggaggctccgcctccacctccggcaggggaaggagaggccgcggaaggaagaggaagtaa
- the tor4aa gene encoding torsin-4A — MSDGDSSTSASLTEGEGGREADGGGEGEVAGRQSPAPSVSSFSSSLRAVVRIKQKYLAMKKRRQEALLGPGPEGAPLGAPGKTSPRIFTFDGLPPFSNLPQKKKKKRRKRVLYPTRGGRRAPPKQEQSRAKYCLYLLCAIVFLQVYNAIENLDDHVLRYDLEGLEKTLRREVFGQQGAVDGLLFHLKDYLSTYVHNKPLVVSLHGPSGVGKSHLGRLLAGHFRSVVGETLVLQYYVLHHCPQEADALRCARDLSALVSETVGRAEEEEKIPLFVFDEAEHMHGEILDALLRLVAAERSNEHLNAVYLLLSNLGHRHVTRHVLHNSSGAAAGRQGSLARELTPALRDSLGELHPLWAEAELLPLGLLEKSHVMECFLEEMTREGFYPDHANIERLAGEIEYYPEVGGHAYSKTGCKQVVAKVNLL; from the exons ATGAGCGACGGCGATAGCAGCACCTCAGCCTCCCtgacggagggggagggggggcgcgaggccgacggcggcggcgagggAGAAGTGGCGGGGCGGCAGAGCCCCGCCCCCAGCGTGTCCAGCTTCTCCTCGTCCCTGCGTGCCGTCGTGCGCATCAAGCAGAAGTACCTGGCCATGAAGAAGAGGCGCCAGGAGGCCCTGCTGGGCCCCGGGCCGGAGGGGGCCCCCCTGGGGGCGCCGGGGAAGACCAGCCCCAGGATCTTCACCTTCGACGGACTGCCGCCGTTCTCCAACCtcccgcagaagaagaagaagaagaggaggaaacgggTGCTGTATCCCAccaggggggggcggcgagccCCCCCGAAGCAGGAGCAGAGCCGAGCCAAGTACTGCCTCTACCTGCTCTGCGCCATCGTCTTCCTCCAG GTGTACAACGCCATAGAGAACCTTGACGACCACGTGCTCCGCTACGACCTGGAGGGGCTGGAGAAGACGCTGAGGAGGGAGGTGtttggccagcagggggcggtgGACGGGCTGCTGTTCCATCTGAAGGACTACCTGTCCACCTACGTCCACAACAAGCCCCTGGTGGTGTCCCTGCACGGGCCCAGCGGCGTGGGCAAGAGCCACCTGGGCCGCCTCCTGGCGGGTCACTTCCGCTCCGTGGTCGGGGAGACGCTGGTGCTGCAGTACTACGTCCTGCACCACTGCCCCCAGGAGGCCGACGCCCTGCGCTGCGCCCGCGACCTGTCGGCGCTCGTCTCGGAGACGGTGGGgcgggccgaggaggaggagaagattcCGCTCTTCGTCTTTGACGAGGCCGAGCACATGCACGGCGAGATCCTGGACGCGCTGCTGCGGCTGGTGGCCGCCGAGCGGTCCAACGAGCACCTGAACGCCGTCTACCTGCTGCTGAGCAACCTGGGCCACCGGCACGTCACCAGGCACGTGCTGCACAACTCCTCCGGCGCGGCCGCCGGCCGCCAGGGCAGCCTGGCGAGGGAGCTGACGCCGGCGCTGCGCGACTCCCTGGGGGAGCTGCACCCGCTGTGGGCGGAGGCGGAGCTCCTGCCCCTGGGCCTCCTGGAGAAGAGCCACGTGATGGAGTGCTTCCTGGAGGAAATGACCCGGGAGGGGTTCTACCCGGACCATGCCAACATCGAGCGCCTCGCGGGGGAGATCGAATACTACCCCGAGGTCGGGGGTCACGCGTACTCCAAGACGGGCTGCAAGCAGGTGGTGGCGAAGGTCAACCTGCTGTGA
- the pitpnb gene encoding phosphatidylinositol transfer protein beta isoform isoform X2, whose product MVLIKEYRVVLPVSVEEYQVGQLFSVAEASKNETGGGEGIEVLKNEPYEKDGEKGQYTHKIYHLKSKVPGYVKMIAPEGALVFHEKAWNAYPYCRTIVTNEYMKDDFMIKIETWHKPDMGTIENVHDLDEQTWRTVEVSPIDIANRDEVTHGDYKPEEDPALFHSAKTGRGPLGPDWKNELKTDCPYMCAYKLVTVKFRWWGLQTKVENFIHTQERRIFTNFHRQLFCWMDRWVGLTMEDIRRMEEETQKELEEMRQKGDVRGTSATDV is encoded by the exons ATGGTGCTTATCAAGGAATA cCGTGTAGTGTTGCCAGTCTCTGTGGAAGAG TATCAAGTAGGGCAGCTGTTCTCTGTGGCCGAGGCCAGCAAGAACgagacggggggaggagagggcatCGAGGTGCTGAAGAACGAACCTTACGAGAAGGATGGCGAGAAGGGACAGTACACGCATAAAATCTACCACCTAAAGAG TAAAGTCCCAGGTTATGTGAAGATGATTGCACCAGAGGGAGCGTTAGTTTTTCACGAAAAGGCTTGGAACGCCTACCCGTACTGTCGCACCA TTGTGACG AATGAGTACATGAAGGACGACTTCATGATAAAGATCGAGACGTGGCACAAACCCGACATGGGAACAATAGAGAAC GTCCACGACCTGGACGAGCAGACGTGGAGGACCGTGGAGGTGTCTCCCATCGACATCGCCAACAGAGACGAAGTCACCCACGGG GACTATAAGCCAGAAGAAGACCCGGCCCTGTTCCACTCCGCCAAGACGGGCAGAGGGCCCCTCGGGCCCGACTGGAAG AACGAGCTGAAGACCGACTGTCCCTACATGTGTGCGTACAAACTGGTCACGGTCAAGTTCAGGTGGTGGGGTCTGCAGACCAAAGTGGAGAACTTCATCCACACG CAAGAAAGGCGCATTTTCACCAACTTCCACCGCCAGCTGTTCTGCTGGATGGACAGGTGGGTGGGTCTCACCATGGAGGACATCAggcggatggaggaggagacccaAAAAGAGCTGGAAGAG ATGCGTCAGAAGGGAGACGTGCGAGGCACCTCAGCGACTGACGTGTAG
- the pitpnb gene encoding phosphatidylinositol transfer protein beta isoform isoform X1: protein MVLIKEYRVVLPVSVEEYQVGQLFSVAEASKNETGGGEGIEVLKNEPYEKDGEKGQYTHKIYHLKSKVPGYVKMIAPEGALVFHEKAWNAYPYCRTIVTNEYMKDDFMIKIETWHKPDMGTIENVHDLDEQTWRTVEVSPIDIANRDEVTHGDYKPEEDPALFHSAKTGRGPLGPDWKNELKTDCPYMCAYKLVTVKFRWWGLQTKVENFIHTQERRIFTNFHRQLFCWMDRWVGLTMEDIRRMEEETQKELEELRNTGPIRGTSAAHEQ, encoded by the exons ATGGTGCTTATCAAGGAATA cCGTGTAGTGTTGCCAGTCTCTGTGGAAGAG TATCAAGTAGGGCAGCTGTTCTCTGTGGCCGAGGCCAGCAAGAACgagacggggggaggagagggcatCGAGGTGCTGAAGAACGAACCTTACGAGAAGGATGGCGAGAAGGGACAGTACACGCATAAAATCTACCACCTAAAGAG TAAAGTCCCAGGTTATGTGAAGATGATTGCACCAGAGGGAGCGTTAGTTTTTCACGAAAAGGCTTGGAACGCCTACCCGTACTGTCGCACCA TTGTGACG AATGAGTACATGAAGGACGACTTCATGATAAAGATCGAGACGTGGCACAAACCCGACATGGGAACAATAGAGAAC GTCCACGACCTGGACGAGCAGACGTGGAGGACCGTGGAGGTGTCTCCCATCGACATCGCCAACAGAGACGAAGTCACCCACGGG GACTATAAGCCAGAAGAAGACCCGGCCCTGTTCCACTCCGCCAAGACGGGCAGAGGGCCCCTCGGGCCCGACTGGAAG AACGAGCTGAAGACCGACTGTCCCTACATGTGTGCGTACAAACTGGTCACGGTCAAGTTCAGGTGGTGGGGTCTGCAGACCAAAGTGGAGAACTTCATCCACACG CAAGAAAGGCGCATTTTCACCAACTTCCACCGCCAGCTGTTCTGCTGGATGGACAGGTGGGTGGGTCTCACCATGGAGGACATCAggcggatggaggaggagacccaAAAAGAGCTGGAAGAG CTGCGTAATACAGGTCCGATTCGAGGCACCAGTGCTGCTCATGAGCAATGA